Proteins co-encoded in one Setaria viridis chromosome 9, Setaria_viridis_v4.0, whole genome shotgun sequence genomic window:
- the LOC140221163 gene encoding uncharacterized protein, with protein sequence MVQRPVYYDSEVLRDSKVHYTQVQKLLHAILITSRKLRHYFKAHKIQVVSSYPISEILCNRDVHGRVIKWSMELGEFDINFCPRHAIKSQILADFIHYKATNNGVEYEALIHGLHISTTLAIKRILVFGDSKVVIEQVNKSWDCTKETMDTYCVEVRKLEIHFDGLEFHHIPWDHNVAADVLSKLGSKCTQVPVSVFIQDMRKPSIKILDPDQANSNAQAQADPAPTDVLMIEAEEDWRAPFIAFITDNMFPKDKAEHEKLA encoded by the exons ATGGTGCAAAGGCCAGTATATTATGACAGCGAGGTCCTGAGAGACTCCAAGGTCCACTACACGcaggttcagaaattgctcCATGCAATCCTGATCACCTCTCgtaagctgcgtcactacttcaaaGCACACAAGATCCAAGTGGTCTCCTCCTACCCAATCAGTGAAATCCTATGCAACAGGGATGTCCATGGCCGAGTCATCAAATGGTCCATGGAGCTCGGCGAATTCGACATCAACTTCTGCCCACGTCATGCAATCAAGTCCCAGATCCTGGCTGACTTC atccactacaaggctacCAACAACGGCGTCGAATACGAGGCCCTCATACATGGGCTCCACATCTCCACCACACTCGCCATTAAGCGCATACTTGTGTTTGGCGACTCCAAGGTCGTCATTGAGCAGGTCAACAAGTCTTGGGATTGTACCAAGGAAACCATGGACACCTATTGTGTTGAGGTCCGCAAACTTGAGATTCACTTTGACGGTCTCGAGTTCCATCACATCCCTTGGGACCACAACGTTGCCGCTgatgtcctatccaagctcggcTCGAAATGCACCCAAGTGCCTGTCAGCGTGTTCATCCAGGACATGAGAAAACCTTCCATCAAGATATTGGACCCGGACCAAGCTAACAGCAATGCCCAGGCTCAAGCTGACCCAGCACCCACCGATGTCCTGATGATCGAGGCGGAGGAAGACTGGCGCGCACCTTTCATCGCATTCATCACCGACAACATGTTCCCAAAGGACAAAGCTGAGCACGAAAAGCTTGCATGA
- the LOC117840379 gene encoding receptor-like serine/threonine-protein kinase At2g45590: MEVLETNTGKGNRAESESESEPSLKARAGSQKLINGGKPVPFPAPPSPPPPLPPRLPMPSRQPPLPAPSASAPPPAAALLQQQHRHHQRHLAAKAAAIVAVALVVALVAALWWRRRRKREEAKPEGTKGTLRRLSYRQLRRATAGFAAGKKLGQGGFGPVFRGALSPEKGRGGRGRERPVAVKVMDAAGSLQGEREFHNEIAVASHLMSSVSSSSAEEALCSNVLLPFAYSMPARGGEARRPRRMMLVYDLMPNGSLQDALLGTGSRRRPDLVAEWPRRLAVARDVAAALCYLHSVVKPPVVHGDVKASNVLLDADLRARLADFGLARFSSDPDPEGNPESGLIAEGDDMIAEGGDANGHPDGGCDDDVSVVAESTVTTIVNWEGNVAPKSLEDDEGFTSASPAEAASTSGFDKTSVDSGMNSRSCNGGSCTGGATTSGTGNDWWWRQDNGAPNSGVKDYVMEWIRSEIKKERPKGDWIAGTAVTNPVAERKKSKRRAREWWREDYVDELAKKQKRRALAKSKSQQVGLQWWERDIDDDLDEKGQSKWNLVKSWSRRSSNSTSNGNGSINWWVNGARSSRDWASGELIPKSGGTVSSTPSMRGTVCYVAPEYGGGGPLSEKCDIYSYGVLLLVLISGRRPLQVMASPMSEFEKASLISWARHLARASRLLDLVDPALCDVNRDEALLCITVALLCIQRSPARRPSSEEVLQMLSCEGELPNLPLEFSPSPPGGFPFKSRRNVR, translated from the coding sequence ATGGAAGTCCTAGAAACCAACACAGGCAAAGGCAATCGAGCAGAGTCAGAGTCAGAGTCAGAGCCCTCTCTGAAGGCTCGAGCTGGAAGCCAGAAGCTAATTAATGGTGGAAAGCCAGTCCCCTTTCCGGCgccgccctctcctcctcctccgctgccgccgcgcctcccgatGCCCTCCCGCCAGCCCCCTCTtccggccccctccgcctccgcgccgcccccggccgccgcgctcctccagcagcagcaccgccaccaccaacgccacctcgccgcGAAGGCCGCGGCGATCGTTGCGGTCGCGCTCGTGGTCGCCCTCGTGGCCGCGctgtggtggcggaggaggagaaagcGGGAGGAGGCGAAGCCAGAGGGGACCAAGGGGACCCTGCGGCGCCTGTCGTACCGGCAGCTGAGGCGCGCCACGGCCGGTTTCGCCGCGGGGAAAAAGCTCGGGCAGGGAGGGTTCGGGCCCGTCTTCCGCGGCGCTCTCTCCCCGGAGAAGGGCCGCGGAGGCAGAGGAAGGGAGCGTCCCGTCGCCGTCAAGGTCATGGACGCCGCGGGCTCCCTCCAGGGCGAGCGCGAGTTCCACAACGAGATCGCAGTCGCCTCCCACCTCATGAGCTCCGTCTCCTCCTCATCCGCCGAGGAGGCGCTCTGCTCCAACGTCCTGCTTCCGTTCGCTTACTCGATGCCGGCGCGCGGGGGAGAGGCGCGGCGGCCACGCCGGATGATGCTTGTCTACGACCTCATGCCCAACGGGTCGCTGCAGGACGCGCTGCTGGGGACggggtcgcgccgccgcccggaccTCGTGGCGGAATGGCCGCGCCGGCTCGCCGTTGCGCGGGACGTGGCCGCCGCGCTCTGCTACCTCCACTCCGTCGTCAAGCCGCCGGTCGTGCACGGGGACGTCAAGGCCAGCAACGTCCTGCTCGACGCAGACCTCAGGGCCCGCCTTGCTGATTTTGGCCTCGCCCGTTTCAGTTCCGACCCTGACCCTGAAGGCAACCCGGAGAGCGGGCTGATTGCTGAAGGCGATGATATGATTGCCGAAGGCGGTGATGCGAATGGGCATCCTGATGGTGGATGTGATGATGACGTCTCGGTAGTGGCAGAGAGCACGGTAACGACCATAGTGAACTGGGAGGGGAATGTTGCACCCAAGTcgctggaggatgatgaggGTTTTACATCTGCATCGCCGGCAGAGGCTGCATCCACTTCTGGGTTTGATAAGACCAGCGTTGACAGTGGTATGAACAGCCGGAGCTGCAATGGTGGCTCATGTACTGGTGGCGCCACCACATCAGGCACTGGGAATgactggtggtggcggcaggacAATGGTGCACCAAATAGCGGTGTTAAGGACTATGTCATGGAGTGGATTAGATCGGAGATAAAAAAGGAACGCCCCAAGGGTGATTGGATTGCAGGGACAGCTGTAACCAATCCAGTTGCCGAGAGGAAGAAGTCGAAGCGAAGGGCACGAGAATGGTGGCGTGAGGATTATGTTGATGAGCTCGCCAAGAAGCAGAAACGGCGGGCACTTGCCAAATCAAAGAGCCAGCAGGTTGGGTTGCAATGGTGGGAAAGGGATATTGATGATGACTTGGATGAGAAGGGGCAGTCAAAGTGGAATTTGGTAAAGAGCTGGAGCCGGAGGAGCAGCAATAGCACCAGTAATGGCAATGGCAGCATTAACTGGTGGGTAAATGGTGCAAGAAGCAGCCGTGACTGGGCAAGCGGAGAATTAATTCCCAAGAGTGGTGGTACAGTGAGCAGCACGCCGAGCATGCGCGGCACGGTGTGCTATGTGGCTCCAGAGTATGGTGGCGGAGGCCCTTTATCGGAGAAATGTGACATCTACAGCTATGGGGTCCTATTACTTGTTCTTATCTCCGGTCGCCGGCCATTGCAGGTAATGGCGTCACCCATGTCGGAGTTTGAGAAGGCAAGCCTTATATCATGGGCCAGGCACCTTGCACGTGCCAGCCGCTTGCTTGATCTAGTTGACCCTGCCCTGTGTGATGTTAACCGTGACGAGGCACTGCTCTGCATTACGGTTGCACTGCTCTGCATCCAGAGGTCTCCAGCTCGTCGCCCATCGAGTGAGGAAGTGCTCCAGATGCTCTCTTGTGAGGGAGAACTCCCAAACCTCCCACTGGAGTTCTCACCATCACCACCTGGTGGCTTCCCTTTCAAGTCCCGGAGAAATGTTCGGTGA